In one window of Corynebacterium mycetoides DNA:
- a CDS encoding THUMP-like domain-containing protein, whose amino-acid sequence MSFSTEDVRYLASHAEDIAEATAQLALTKKSLFADRRVVAERFGDHARAVMELAAARRAGAGKFDPRWLADADAAQQATPLPVARLRARRIAEHGAELVHDVTCSVGTEAPVYEGVQWMGSDLDASRLLMARHNLGAQSWLVQADALTPVSHGAVIVADPARRAGGRRISDPAKLMPPLPDLIEAHAGAELAVKCAPGIDYSGWDGLVSVVSVDGAVKESCLYTPGLAGGLAREAAVLRADGFEERVVSTGPVDEADVPVGGAQRYIIDPDGAVVRAGLVRSWAARHGLSMLDAHIAYVTGPSIPAGYSGFPFIEAVPLRKLKAALAAHGAGAVEILVRGVDVDPDQLRAKLKLKGARPMAAVIARIGDSAVAHVCGAREWAQAPQ is encoded by the coding sequence TTGAGCTTTAGCACCGAAGATGTCCGCTACCTCGCCAGCCACGCGGAGGACATCGCGGAGGCGACCGCCCAGCTGGCGCTGACGAAGAAGTCGCTGTTCGCCGACCGCCGGGTGGTCGCGGAGCGTTTCGGCGACCACGCCCGCGCCGTGATGGAGCTCGCCGCCGCGCGGCGCGCCGGGGCCGGCAAGTTCGACCCGCGCTGGCTCGCGGACGCCGACGCCGCGCAGCAGGCCACGCCTCTTCCCGTCGCGCGGCTGCGGGCGCGCCGCATCGCGGAGCACGGGGCCGAGCTGGTGCACGATGTCACGTGCTCCGTGGGTACGGAGGCCCCCGTGTACGAGGGCGTGCAGTGGATGGGGTCCGACCTCGACGCCTCCCGCCTGCTCATGGCCCGGCACAACCTGGGCGCGCAGTCGTGGCTGGTGCAGGCGGACGCGCTCACCCCTGTGAGCCACGGCGCGGTGATCGTGGCGGATCCCGCCCGCCGGGCCGGCGGGCGCAGAATCTCCGACCCGGCCAAGCTCATGCCCCCGCTGCCTGACCTCATCGAAGCCCACGCGGGCGCAGAGCTGGCGGTCAAGTGCGCGCCGGGCATCGATTACTCCGGGTGGGACGGCCTGGTCAGCGTGGTCTCGGTCGACGGCGCCGTCAAGGAGTCGTGCCTCTACACCCCGGGGTTGGCCGGAGGCCTGGCGCGCGAGGCGGCGGTGCTGCGCGCGGACGGGTTCGAGGAGAGGGTCGTGTCAACCGGCCCGGTGGACGAGGCCGACGTGCCGGTGGGTGGCGCCCAGCGCTACATCATCGATCCTGACGGGGCCGTCGTCCGCGCCGGGCTCGTGCGCAGCTGGGCCGCGCGCCACGGGTTGTCCATGCTGGATGCCCACATCGCGTACGTGACGGGTCCGTCCATTCCTGCCGGCTACAGCGGGTTCCCTTTCATCGAGGCGGTCCCGCTGCGCAAGCTCAAGGCGGCGCTGGCCGCGCACGGGGCCGGCGCGGTGGAGATTCTCGTCCGCGGGGTGGACGTGGACCCCGACCAGCTGCGCGCCAAGCTCAAGCTCAAGGGGGCGCGGCCCATGGCGGCCGTCATCGCGCGGATCGGCGATAGCGCGGTGGCCCACGTGTGCGGGGCGCGCGAGTGGGCGCAGGCCCCTCAATAG
- a CDS encoding cysteine desulfurase family protein, translated as MAYLDHAATSPMRRSAIDTWARYAGELNPGGQYASGRRASAVLAQAREDVAELLGADPVEVVFTGSGTEANNLAVRGLYRSSPLDRVVSSPIEHPAVLETVKALAVDGAQVDYLPVSPQGFVTDLSALDTPAAVAALMWANNETGAIQPIEQAAARAQESGTPLHVDAVQVVGKLPVDFRALGVTTLAASAHKFGGPRGVGILLAKRSPAPAPVLTGGGQERGLRPGTVDVAAAAATAAALREAVAEMEDAASRVAALRDELVRAVVSTVPDTVVTTAEPALPSHAHFRFPGANGDALIMLLDTRGIEASTGSACAAGVNRASHVLEAMGVPERELSGALRLTLGRTTTREDIDLVVREIADVVERARVAGSL; from the coding sequence ATGGCTTATTTGGACCACGCCGCCACCTCGCCGATGCGCCGCAGCGCGATTGACACCTGGGCCCGGTACGCCGGGGAGCTCAACCCGGGCGGCCAGTACGCGTCCGGCCGTCGCGCGAGCGCCGTTCTCGCCCAGGCCCGCGAGGACGTCGCCGAGCTTCTGGGCGCGGATCCCGTGGAAGTGGTGTTCACGGGCTCGGGTACGGAGGCGAACAACCTCGCGGTGCGCGGGCTGTACCGGTCCTCCCCGCTCGACCGGGTGGTCTCCAGCCCGATCGAGCACCCCGCGGTGCTGGAGACGGTCAAGGCGCTTGCCGTCGACGGGGCGCAGGTCGACTACCTCCCGGTCTCCCCGCAGGGTTTCGTCACCGACCTCTCCGCGCTGGACACCCCCGCCGCGGTGGCCGCGCTCATGTGGGCAAACAACGAGACGGGGGCGATCCAGCCGATCGAGCAGGCCGCGGCTCGGGCGCAGGAATCCGGCACCCCGCTGCACGTGGACGCGGTGCAGGTGGTGGGGAAGCTGCCGGTGGATTTCAGGGCACTGGGCGTGACGACGCTCGCCGCCAGCGCCCATAAGTTCGGCGGCCCCCGCGGCGTCGGCATCCTGCTGGCCAAGCGGTCGCCGGCGCCCGCGCCCGTGCTCACCGGCGGCGGGCAGGAGCGCGGGCTGCGCCCCGGCACTGTGGACGTGGCGGCCGCGGCGGCGACGGCGGCCGCTCTCCGGGAGGCGGTGGCCGAGATGGAGGACGCCGCCTCCCGCGTGGCCGCGCTGCGCGACGAGCTCGTGCGAGCCGTCGTGTCCACGGTTCCGGACACGGTCGTGACCACCGCCGAGCCGGCGCTGCCGTCACACGCGCACTTCAGGTTCCCCGGCGCCAACGGGGATGCGCTGATCATGCTGCTGGATACGCGCGGCATCGAGGCGTCGACAGGCTCGGCGTGCGCGGCGGGGGTCAACCGGGCGAGCCACGTGCTCGAGGCGATGGGCGTGCCCGAGCGGGAGCTGTCCGGGGCGCTGCGGCTTACGCTTGGGCGGACCACGACCCGCGAGGACATCGACCTGGTGGTGCGCGAGATCGCGGATGTTGTGGAGCGGGCACGAGTGGCCGGTTCACTCTGA
- a CDS encoding uroporphyrinogen decarboxylase/cobalamine-independent methonine synthase family protein — protein sequence MTAFGLGTLPGTDLAKAAEIVLGESPTPHIPQLPERGLGSDLVGRTAALLDIPVDRGPRGWRVATQHRTARDQMARDLDHLEGLWGSVPDVKVQLVGPWTLAAQIEMANGHRMITDPGALRDVTEALLEAVRAHRADVEKRFDARTILQLDEPALADLMAGAIAGATDYETIPAVPEPEERLSLFDAHLLNTTALVDSQWLTVDLDRVRSVPDKDRLAQLVESGTRLAIAPEEPKRVWRFLDELQLDPAGVGLDVWARPAATLTEAAANYRGAREMWEGLG from the coding sequence ATGACCGCATTCGGCCTCGGTACCCTACCCGGCACCGACTTGGCTAAGGCCGCGGAGATCGTCCTGGGGGAGAGCCCCACCCCGCACATCCCGCAGCTCCCCGAGCGCGGCCTGGGCTCCGACCTCGTCGGGCGCACCGCGGCGCTGCTCGACATCCCCGTCGACCGCGGCCCGCGCGGCTGGCGCGTGGCCACCCAGCACCGCACCGCGCGCGACCAGATGGCGCGCGACCTTGACCACCTTGAAGGGCTGTGGGGCAGCGTCCCCGACGTCAAGGTCCAGCTCGTGGGCCCGTGGACCCTGGCCGCGCAGATCGAGATGGCCAACGGACACCGCATGATCACCGACCCCGGGGCGCTGCGCGACGTCACCGAGGCGCTCCTGGAGGCGGTGCGGGCGCACCGGGCGGACGTCGAGAAGCGCTTTGACGCGCGCACCATCCTCCAGCTCGACGAGCCTGCGCTCGCGGACCTGATGGCGGGCGCGATCGCGGGCGCGACCGACTACGAGACGATCCCGGCGGTGCCCGAGCCCGAGGAGCGGCTGTCGCTTTTCGACGCCCACCTGCTCAACACCACCGCCCTCGTGGACAGCCAGTGGCTCACCGTCGACCTGGACCGAGTCCGCTCCGTGCCCGACAAGGACCGCCTGGCCCAGCTCGTGGAGAGCGGCACCCGGTTGGCCATCGCCCCGGAGGAGCCGAAGCGGGTGTGGCGCTTCCTCGACGAGCTCCAGCTCGACCCGGCCGGAGTGGGGCTGGATGTGTGGGCGCGGCCGGCCGCGACCTTGACGGAGGCGGCCGCGAACTACCGCGGTGCGCGCGAGATGTGGGAGGGGCTGGGCTAA
- a CDS encoding MFS transporter, whose product MLSPVLPTMARELGTDEAAVGLTQTAFFTCGAMCGLFLPRLSDIIGRRKVLLVMLAVMSLGGVLAALAPNIQVLLAARALQGLAGPTIPLTLIILRSQVKDEVRLGTLMGLIAAINGGVAGLDVLLSGWMAENFGFRSVFWLIAIIGCVAVAAVALWAPESKPSDDVRMDWGGAALLVVSVLSLTLAVNEAGRAGAANWLAVVAQAVLGLAVFAAFWTYEKRHSQPLVAPKHLARRQTWGLLLTTVLTMTGVFAAVNGVAVSLAQNPTAGFGLNADFAALILLTPYALVGWLVGPFAGRYAPRVGYARLIRTANIATALLLLVLAFAGVRSLWVLVAAVILIGVTYAGVGNIVLNNLGVVNSPKDNEGFLPGMNSAAFNLGAGISFAILPVIMVSGSPQGSDSTAGYTTAFITGAVILAVSALASLLIPKQTTAELNHALIAAE is encoded by the coding sequence ATGCTGTCTCCCGTGCTGCCCACCATGGCGCGCGAGCTGGGCACCGACGAGGCCGCGGTCGGGCTGACCCAGACCGCGTTTTTCACCTGCGGCGCCATGTGCGGGCTGTTCCTGCCCCGCCTCTCCGACATCATCGGCCGCCGCAAGGTGCTCCTCGTGATGCTGGCAGTCATGTCCCTGGGCGGCGTGCTCGCGGCGCTGGCCCCGAACATCCAGGTTCTGCTGGCCGCCCGCGCCCTGCAGGGCCTCGCGGGCCCCACCATCCCGCTGACCCTGATCATCCTGCGCAGCCAGGTCAAAGACGAGGTGCGCCTCGGCACGCTCATGGGGCTCATCGCCGCCATTAACGGCGGTGTCGCCGGCCTGGACGTGCTGCTCTCGGGCTGGATGGCCGAGAACTTCGGGTTCCGCTCCGTGTTCTGGCTCATCGCGATCATCGGCTGCGTCGCCGTCGCCGCGGTTGCCCTGTGGGCTCCCGAGTCCAAGCCGTCCGACGACGTCAGGATGGACTGGGGCGGCGCGGCGCTGCTCGTCGTCTCGGTGCTCTCGCTCACCCTCGCCGTTAACGAGGCCGGCAGGGCCGGCGCAGCGAACTGGCTCGCGGTCGTGGCCCAGGCCGTCCTCGGGCTCGCGGTCTTCGCCGCGTTTTGGACCTACGAGAAGAGGCACTCCCAGCCGCTCGTCGCCCCGAAGCACCTAGCGCGCCGCCAGACATGGGGCCTTTTGCTGACCACGGTGCTCACCATGACGGGCGTATTCGCGGCCGTCAACGGCGTGGCCGTCTCCCTCGCACAGAACCCCACGGCCGGTTTCGGCCTGAACGCGGACTTCGCCGCGCTGATTCTCCTGACCCCCTACGCGCTGGTGGGCTGGCTCGTCGGCCCGTTCGCGGGCCGCTACGCCCCGCGTGTCGGCTACGCGCGCCTGATCCGCACGGCCAACATCGCCACCGCGCTCCTGCTGCTGGTGCTCGCCTTCGCCGGCGTCCGCAGCCTGTGGGTGCTCGTCGCAGCCGTCATCCTGATCGGCGTGACCTACGCCGGCGTGGGCAACATCGTGCTCAACAACCTGGGCGTGGTCAACTCCCCCAAAGACAACGAGGGTTTCCTTCCCGGCATGAACTCCGCGGCGTTCAACCTCGGCGCCGGCATCTCGTTCGCCATCCTGCCCGTGATCATGGTCTCGGGCTCCCCGCAGGGCTCGGACTCCACCGCCGGATACACCACGGCGTTCATCACTGGCGCGGTCATCCTCGCGGTGTCCGCGCTGGCGTCGCTGCTCATCCCGAAGCAGACCACCGCGGAACTCAACCACGCCCTCATCGCCGCGGAGTAA
- a CDS encoding 3'-5' exonuclease, whose protein sequence is MPSFDASRMLSFDLETTSANPAEARIVTSALVRIDGSSLTSTEELADPGVDIPAKAAAVHGITTQKARAEGRPHDEVLAETVAAIRRGWSDGLTLIVFNAPYDLTVLRTLTGDFTVDGPVYDPLVVDRAKDRYRKGKRNLGVLSEFYGVRLDNAHEATADATAAARIAWKQVRMWPELAQMSYDELMEYQAVQYYECQMDLKAYFESEGRDVSDFSLSWPMAG, encoded by the coding sequence ATGCCTTCGTTCGACGCCTCCCGCATGCTCTCCTTCGACCTGGAGACCACCTCGGCCAACCCTGCCGAGGCGCGCATCGTAACCTCGGCGCTCGTGCGTATCGACGGCTCCTCGCTCACGTCCACCGAGGAACTCGCCGATCCCGGAGTGGACATCCCGGCGAAGGCCGCCGCGGTGCACGGCATCACCACGCAGAAGGCGCGCGCCGAGGGCCGCCCCCACGACGAGGTTCTCGCCGAGACCGTCGCGGCGATCCGGCGCGGCTGGTCCGACGGCCTGACGCTCATCGTGTTCAACGCCCCCTACGACCTGACCGTGCTGCGCACCCTCACCGGCGACTTCACCGTCGACGGCCCCGTGTACGACCCGCTGGTCGTCGACCGCGCCAAGGACCGCTACCGCAAGGGCAAGCGCAACCTGGGCGTGCTCAGCGAGTTCTACGGCGTGCGCCTGGACAACGCCCACGAGGCGACGGCCGATGCCACCGCCGCGGCACGCATCGCCTGGAAGCAGGTGCGCATGTGGCCGGAGCTCGCCCAGATGTCCTACGACGAGCTCATGGAGTACCAGGCGGTGCAGTACTACGAGTGCCAGATGGACCTCAAGGCTTACTTTGAGTCGGAAGGCCGCGACGTCTCCGACTTCTCGCTGAGCTGGCCGATGGCCGGTTAG
- a CDS encoding nucleoside hydrolase, which yields MPAETPRKIILDCDPGHDDAIAMLLAWGTPSIELIGVTTVAGNQTVDKVTTNALALARVGAIERVPFARGADRPLVGPQLIPDEIHGDSGLDGPQLPAPGAELDGRHAIELIADLIRQHPAGTVTLVPTGTLTNIALFARTYPELVGRVAGVTLMGGGHNTGNMTPAAEFNILGDPEAAQIVFGAGWDVTMVGLDVTHKVLATPERMAQLSGVGTDVARFIAELVEFFGGSYMKERRYPGPPMHDPLAVAAVADPAVLRTVAAPIQVETRGEFTRGMTVVDLRRTWDPVEGKDPSALGVADDYELGRGLDAVSGAGVHRVGVDVDVERFWQLLVDALTCIGNTNFA from the coding sequence ATGCCAGCAGAGACACCGCGCAAGATCATCCTCGACTGCGACCCCGGCCACGACGACGCCATCGCCATGCTCCTCGCATGGGGCACGCCGTCGATCGAGCTGATCGGGGTCACCACCGTCGCCGGGAACCAGACCGTGGACAAGGTCACCACCAACGCCCTCGCGCTCGCCCGGGTCGGGGCGATCGAGAGGGTCCCGTTCGCCCGCGGCGCCGACCGTCCGCTCGTGGGGCCGCAGCTCATCCCCGACGAGATCCACGGCGACTCCGGCCTCGACGGCCCGCAGCTTCCCGCGCCCGGGGCCGAGCTCGACGGGCGCCACGCCATCGAGCTCATCGCCGACCTCATCCGGCAGCACCCGGCCGGCACCGTGACGCTGGTGCCCACCGGCACCTTGACCAACATCGCCCTGTTCGCCCGCACCTATCCCGAGCTCGTCGGGCGCGTCGCGGGCGTCACGCTCATGGGTGGTGGCCACAATACCGGCAACATGACCCCGGCGGCCGAGTTCAACATCCTCGGCGACCCGGAGGCCGCGCAGATCGTCTTCGGCGCCGGATGGGACGTGACCATGGTCGGCCTCGACGTCACCCACAAGGTTCTGGCCACGCCCGAGCGCATGGCCCAGCTCAGCGGCGTGGGCACGGATGTGGCCCGCTTCATCGCGGAGCTGGTGGAGTTCTTCGGCGGCTCGTACATGAAGGAACGCCGCTACCCCGGCCCGCCGATGCACGACCCGCTCGCCGTCGCGGCCGTCGCCGACCCCGCGGTGCTGCGCACCGTCGCCGCCCCCATCCAGGTGGAAACGCGGGGCGAGTTCACCCGCGGCATGACGGTCGTGGACCTGCGCCGCACCTGGGACCCGGTCGAGGGTAAGGACCCCTCCGCCCTCGGGGTGGCCGACGATTACGAGCTCGGGCGCGGACTCGATGCCGTGAGCGGCGCAGGTGTGCACCGCGTCGGCGTCGATGTCGACGTCGAGCGCTTCTGGCAGTTGCTTGTCGACGCCTTGACGTGCATCGGAAACACCAACTTCGCGTAA
- a CDS encoding phosphatidylglycerol lysyltransferase domain-containing protein: MVCYTLDFMRRDTAGFRPTVEFLLAEAAAVAADQELKWVSLSRAPLAHSDEPDSLLEVLLDRAGARIEPLYGFRSLAASKYKFHPTHSGWYLAYVVREFLVQSGSQSGDRGGAPSPALAPTDRP; encoded by the coding sequence TTGGTCTGCTACACCCTCGACTTCATGCGCCGCGACACCGCCGGGTTCCGGCCCACCGTGGAGTTCCTGCTCGCGGAGGCCGCCGCGGTGGCCGCAGATCAGGAGCTGAAATGGGTCTCGCTCTCCAGAGCTCCGCTGGCGCACTCGGACGAGCCGGACTCGCTGCTCGAGGTGCTCCTGGATAGGGCTGGAGCGCGCATCGAGCCCCTGTACGGCTTCCGCTCCCTGGCCGCCTCGAAGTACAAGTTCCACCCCACCCACTCCGGCTGGTACCTGGCCTACGTGGTCAGGGAGTTTCTGGTGCAGTCGGGGAGTCAGTCGGGGGATCGTGGCGGGGCACCGTCGCCAGCGCTCGCGCCCACCGATCGTCCTTGA
- a CDS encoding spermidine synthase — protein sequence MTPQSELYEIDTGVAEVIRERDGSLTLLVNGVPSSSIVPGEPERLDFEYMRWIADLLDDHARWEKPRLTHLGGGACSLARYFASRWEGSRNTVVEIDSELAVLARELFDVPRAPAVKIRVGDAREVTDGFKPATRDVIIRDVFSSATTPRNLTTVEFFRAARESLSETGVYVANCGAHADLKEAKEELAGMGEVWPHLAAIADPPMLKGRRYGNIVLVGANQPIEASPQLTRALLQGAVPAQFKDDRWARALATVPRHDPPTDSPTAPETP from the coding sequence ATGACCCCACAAAGCGAGCTCTACGAGATTGACACCGGAGTCGCCGAAGTCATCCGCGAGCGCGACGGGTCGCTCACCCTGCTCGTCAACGGGGTGCCCAGCTCCTCGATCGTGCCGGGCGAGCCCGAGCGCCTCGACTTCGAGTACATGCGCTGGATCGCCGACCTCCTCGACGACCACGCCCGCTGGGAGAAGCCGCGCCTGACCCACCTGGGCGGCGGCGCGTGCTCCCTCGCCCGGTACTTCGCCTCCCGGTGGGAGGGCTCGCGCAACACCGTCGTCGAAATTGACAGCGAGTTGGCCGTCCTCGCCCGCGAGCTTTTCGACGTCCCCCGGGCCCCCGCCGTGAAGATCCGCGTGGGCGACGCCCGCGAGGTCACCGACGGGTTCAAACCCGCCACGCGCGACGTGATCATCCGCGACGTGTTCTCCTCCGCCACCACCCCGCGCAACCTGACCACGGTCGAGTTCTTCCGGGCGGCGCGCGAGAGCCTGAGCGAGACCGGCGTCTACGTGGCGAACTGCGGCGCACACGCCGACCTGAAGGAGGCGAAGGAGGAGCTGGCCGGCATGGGCGAGGTGTGGCCGCACCTGGCCGCGATCGCGGATCCGCCGATGCTCAAGGGCCGCCGCTACGGCAACATCGTCCTGGTCGGTGCCAACCAGCCGATAGAGGCGTCCCCGCAGCTCACGCGCGCCCTGCTGCAGGGAGCTGTCCCCGCCCAGTTCAAGGACGATCGGTGGGCGCGAGCGCTGGCGACGGTGCCCCGCCACGATCCCCCGACTGACTCCCCGACTGCACCAGAAACTCCCTGA
- a CDS encoding glycoside hydrolase family 25 protein yields MHAHRRLHTVFAALVAAVLTTALAVVVPFSPTSRTDAGAQNIPGIVQGVDVAGHQRPGGRPIDWRTVAGPGGQHFAFVKATEGEGWKNEFYYEDAHAAADAGLKVGAYHYARPAESPVTQAQHFAATINAGPALSLPPVLDLEVDEGLSPVALAAWTGTFLSEVERATGVKPMIYTYRYFWYERMDNTSAFTGYPLWLAAYQNQAPHPVGGWDKISFWQRSDSGRLPGMHTPVDMNVFNGSAADLGAFSVGNYSAGGGVLESFQVPESGELNVLEQDNTALVVAILGLATGILGSQQITDAAAQFGFSPDDASNIAAAVQKLAADGRLPVDDLRTMMLGEYSVGDLLILINNAQH; encoded by the coding sequence ATGCATGCACACCGGAGGCTTCACACCGTTTTCGCCGCACTCGTCGCGGCCGTTTTGACCACCGCCCTCGCCGTCGTCGTCCCGTTCAGCCCGACCTCGCGCACCGACGCCGGCGCGCAGAACATCCCCGGCATCGTCCAAGGAGTGGATGTCGCGGGCCACCAGCGCCCGGGAGGGCGGCCGATCGACTGGCGCACCGTCGCCGGCCCGGGCGGCCAGCACTTCGCCTTTGTCAAGGCCACGGAGGGCGAGGGCTGGAAGAACGAGTTTTACTATGAGGACGCCCACGCCGCCGCGGACGCCGGCCTCAAAGTCGGCGCCTACCACTACGCGCGGCCCGCGGAGAGCCCCGTGACCCAGGCGCAGCACTTCGCCGCGACGATCAACGCCGGCCCCGCGCTGTCCCTTCCCCCCGTGCTCGACCTCGAGGTGGATGAGGGATTGTCCCCGGTGGCGCTCGCCGCATGGACCGGCACGTTCTTGAGCGAGGTCGAGCGCGCCACCGGCGTCAAGCCGATGATCTACACCTACCGCTACTTCTGGTACGAGCGCATGGACAACACCTCCGCGTTCACCGGCTACCCGCTGTGGCTCGCCGCCTACCAGAACCAGGCGCCGCACCCGGTCGGCGGCTGGGACAAGATCTCGTTCTGGCAGCGCTCCGATTCCGGCCGCCTGCCCGGCATGCACACCCCGGTGGACATGAACGTGTTCAACGGCTCCGCGGCCGACCTCGGCGCGTTCTCCGTCGGCAACTACTCAGCCGGCGGCGGGGTGCTGGAATCCTTCCAGGTGCCGGAATCGGGCGAGCTTAACGTGCTCGAGCAGGACAACACCGCCCTCGTCGTCGCCATCCTCGGCCTGGCCACCGGAATCCTCGGCTCGCAGCAGATAACCGACGCCGCCGCCCAGTTCGGCTTCAGCCCGGACGACGCGAGCAACATCGCCGCCGCGGTGCAGAAGCTCGCCGCCGACGGCCGCCTGCCTGTCGACGACCTGCGCACCATGATGCTCGGTGAATACTCCGTCGGAGACCTGCTCATCCTGATCAACAACGCGCAGCATTAG
- the mnmA gene encoding tRNA 2-thiouridine(34) synthase MnmA: MRVLAAMSGGVDSSVAAARLVDAGHDVVGVHLALSRDPQATRESARGCCSLEDSADARRVCDKLGIPFYVWDFSDRFKEDVIDNFVWSYEHGETPNPCLRCNEKIKFAALLDRALALGFDAVATGHYAILDSDGNLRRSADPLKDQSYVLGVLTRAELDHCIFPVGDTEKPQIREEAKRHGFSTAAKPDSYDICFIPDGNTQAFLGRTIGMRPGMIVDADGTELKQHDGAFQYTIGQRRGLNLRVPAADGQPRYVTDIDSATGVVTVGPRTALEVREIRADRLKVLHPAMTGEFEANVQIRAHGGVVACHASVTGDEMTLTLHEPLEGVARGQAAVLYMPDPDGLGDVVLGSGTICATA, translated from the coding sequence ATGCGGGTCTTGGCAGCGATGAGCGGCGGCGTCGACAGTTCAGTGGCGGCTGCCAGGCTTGTCGACGCCGGCCACGACGTTGTCGGAGTCCACCTCGCGCTCTCCCGCGACCCCCAGGCCACCCGGGAGTCCGCGCGCGGCTGCTGCTCGCTGGAGGACTCCGCCGACGCGCGCCGGGTGTGCGACAAGCTGGGTATCCCCTTCTACGTGTGGGACTTCTCGGACCGGTTCAAAGAGGACGTGATTGACAATTTCGTCTGGTCCTACGAGCACGGCGAGACCCCGAACCCGTGCCTGCGCTGCAACGAGAAGATCAAGTTCGCGGCGCTGCTCGACCGCGCCCTGGCGCTCGGCTTCGACGCCGTGGCCACCGGCCACTACGCCATCCTCGACAGCGACGGCAACCTGCGCCGCAGCGCCGACCCGCTAAAGGATCAGTCCTACGTGCTCGGCGTGCTCACCCGCGCCGAGCTCGACCACTGCATCTTCCCCGTGGGCGACACGGAAAAGCCGCAGATCCGCGAGGAGGCCAAGCGCCACGGCTTCTCGACGGCCGCGAAACCGGACTCCTATGACATCTGCTTCATCCCCGACGGCAACACCCAGGCCTTCCTCGGCCGGACCATCGGCATGCGCCCCGGCATGATCGTCGACGCGGACGGCACGGAGCTCAAACAGCACGACGGGGCGTTCCAATACACCATCGGCCAGCGCCGCGGCCTGAACCTCCGCGTGCCCGCGGCCGACGGGCAGCCGCGCTACGTCACCGACATCGACTCCGCCACCGGCGTGGTCACCGTGGGCCCGCGCACCGCGCTCGAGGTGCGCGAGATCCGCGCCGACCGCCTCAAGGTGCTCCACCCGGCGATGACCGGGGAGTTCGAGGCGAACGTGCAGATCCGCGCGCACGGGGGCGTGGTCGCCTGCCACGCCTCCGTAACCGGCGACGAGATGACGCTCACCCTGCACGAGCCGCTCGAGGGCGTGGCGCGCGGCCAGGCCGCCGTGCTGTATATGCCCGATCCGGACGGGCTGGGCGACGTCGTTCTGGGTTCCGGCACGATCTGCGCCACCGCGTAG